A single region of the Ornithorhynchus anatinus isolate Pmale09 chromosome 6, mOrnAna1.pri.v4, whole genome shotgun sequence genome encodes:
- the TASL gene encoding TLR adapter interacting with SLC15A4 on the lysosome, whose translation MLAEGCLNGLPYRGKKESHPPNPHQCPGKPKPGNDTWQSQLRGPEDGAVPPAGPRSRERVVPGVPRLGRGERPRGTVGERTIPGAPVPALGGAPGAGGGEGQLDLYRSWSGASICRAYPDLQIGGDRVASIYDGVDGGPPGSTSPGPVLLSADIPPGQPAGEEPPGAPSAPGPPRGDEAPERSLLPGGLPLTNSLLNSYMEKKVEELYKQFFDENLTRCGSVSHLVASGALTSHLPQAGGQRGPESGPELGPARPGVPQPLAPLRLGSAAGAGGSVELSTPNLQISTQSSKEAAPAGAPALV comes from the coding sequence ATGTTAGCCGAAGGCTGCCTAAACGGCCTCCCCTACCGAGGGAAGAAAGAATCCCACCCTCCGAACCCCCACCAGTGCCCGGGAAAGCCAAAGCCCGGGaacgacacgtggcagagccagctgCGAGGCCCGGAAGACGGGGCCGTTCCCCCCGCGGGCCCCAGAAGCCGGGAACGGGTGGTCCCCGGCGTGCCCCGGTTGGGGCGGGGAGAACGTCctcgggggactgtgggcgagagGACCATCCCGGGGGCTCCGGTGCCCGCTTTGGGCGGTGCCCCCGgggctggcggaggagagggccagCTGGACCTGTACCGGTCCTGGTCCGGAGCCAGCATCTGCAGGGCCTACCCCGACCTCCAGATCGGCGGCGACCGCGTGGCCAGCATTTACGACGGCGTGGACGGCGGCCCGCCCGGCAGCACCTCCCCAGGCCCGGTCCTGCTCTCGGCGGACATCCCGCCGGGCCAGCCGGCCGGAGAGGAGCCGCCCggggccccctccgccccgggcccgccgcggGGGGACGAGGCCCCGGAGAGGAGCCTGTTACCGGGTGGGCTGCCCCTGACCAACTCCTTGCTGAACAGTTACAtggagaagaaggtggaggagcTGTACAAGCAGTTTTTTGACGAGAACCTGACCAGGTGCggctccgtgtcccacctggtggCTTCCGGAGCCCTCACGTCGCACCTCCCGCAGGCCGGAGGCCAGCGGGGCCCGGAGTCCGGCCCCGAGCTGGGGCCGGCCCGCCCGGGGGTCCCGCAGCCCCTCGCCCCGCTCCGCCTGGGCagcgcggccggggccgggggcagcgtcGAACTCAGCACCCCCAACCTGCAGATCTCCACCCAGTCGAGCAAGGAAgcggcccccgccggggccccTGCCCTCGTTTGA